Proteins encoded within one genomic window of candidate division WOR-3 bacterium:
- a CDS encoding ABC transporter ATP-binding protein, whose translation MFGSHGHGEQAEVTGKFFDRKVLRRTLQFVKPYKKNLVLAFLFLMITSAIQIAIPAINRRAIDFYILPSYVELTDTTLIKKYNLEKYVVRLENGKVLIRRPALSRVISAELERVRAFGTTRYILTRNIIPGKESLFVKTLNGLYAVEQSKINIFSKLQLLQIRKEDIQEVYKLATFLVLLLFLSFIFSFLQGYTLQYVTQKVMYDMRMAITKHLLNLPLSYFDKNPTGRLVTRATNDVSAIAEMLSSVLIYLIKDFLVIIGVVIIMIKMNLKLTLLVLTVSPILLIVTIVFRLKLRNAFRKVRAKLAQLNAFLQESISGIRIIQIFNLEDVVKGKFQKHNKELFDANIEQLYVFATFRPIIDFLRAVTVALVIWIGGGEVIRNMLTFGSLVAFLSYIDMLFQPIVEFSEKYNIMQSAMAAGDRIFELLDEPLEFKGKGLRKEIRGKVEFKNVWLAYNSGNWVLKDISFIVNPGETLAIVGPTGAGKTSLISAIFGFYPYQKGQILIDDIPLEEYDLDYLRSQMGLVLQDVFIFSGELKKNITLYNEKIGDEKVIEAAKSVYAHTFIEKLENGYSTILGERGASLSVGERQLLSFARALAFNPKILVLDEATANVDSYTEKLIQQAIKKVLKGRTSIVIAHRLSTIRDADKIIVIYDGRIVEEGNHESLIEKRGMYYHLYMLQFARTSNS comes from the coding sequence TTGTTCGGTAGTCACGGTCACGGTGAACAAGCAGAAGTAACAGGAAAATTTTTCGATAGAAAGGTACTCAGAAGAACCCTTCAATTCGTAAAGCCTTACAAAAAGAATCTGGTTTTAGCCTTTTTATTTTTAATGATAACCAGCGCTATTCAGATCGCCATACCTGCTATTAACAGAAGGGCAATTGACTTCTATATCCTTCCATCCTACGTAGAGCTTACCGACACGACTTTAATCAAGAAATACAACTTAGAAAAATATGTAGTGCGGTTGGAGAACGGAAAGGTCTTGATAAGAAGACCAGCCCTTTCAAGGGTAATTTCCGCAGAACTCGAAAGAGTAAGGGCCTTTGGAACCACGCGATACATTTTAACAAGGAACATAATCCCAGGGAAAGAGAGCCTATTCGTAAAAACCTTAAATGGACTTTACGCCGTTGAGCAAAGCAAAATCAACATATTCTCAAAACTCCAGTTACTCCAAATTCGAAAGGAAGACATCCAGGAAGTCTATAAACTTGCAACATTCCTCGTATTACTGTTATTTTTATCCTTTATCTTCTCCTTTTTGCAGGGCTACACCCTCCAGTACGTGACCCAAAAGGTTATGTATGATATGAGGATGGCTATAACAAAGCATCTTTTGAACCTTCCCCTTTCCTACTTCGACAAAAACCCTACTGGCCGCTTAGTAACAAGGGCTACCAACGATGTTTCTGCTATTGCAGAAATGCTTAGCTCGGTCTTAATCTACCTCATAAAGGACTTCCTTGTCATTATCGGAGTCGTGATAATTATGATCAAAATGAACTTAAAACTTACCCTCCTGGTTCTAACAGTATCTCCAATTCTCCTTATCGTAACGATAGTGTTCCGATTAAAACTGCGAAACGCCTTCAGAAAAGTGAGGGCCAAGCTGGCGCAACTTAACGCCTTCTTACAGGAAAGCATCTCGGGAATAAGAATAATTCAAATTTTCAACCTCGAAGATGTTGTAAAAGGAAAATTCCAGAAGCACAATAAGGAATTATTCGACGCGAATATCGAACAACTTTATGTTTTCGCAACCTTTAGGCCCATCATTGATTTTCTAAGGGCAGTTACCGTCGCCCTTGTTATCTGGATTGGTGGTGGAGAAGTTATCAGGAATATGTTAACCTTCGGTTCATTGGTTGCCTTCTTATCTTACATCGATATGCTATTCCAGCCTATCGTAGAATTTTCAGAAAAATATAACATAATGCAATCAGCAATGGCTGCGGGTGACAGGATTTTTGAACTCCTGGACGAGCCCTTAGAGTTTAAAGGAAAAGGCTTACGAAAGGAAATCAGGGGTAAAGTGGAATTTAAGAACGTCTGGTTAGCTTATAACTCTGGAAATTGGGTCCTGAAGGATATAAGCTTCATTGTGAACCCCGGAGAAACTTTGGCCATCGTCGGTCCAACGGGAGCAGGGAAAACCTCCCTTATATCTGCGATCTTTGGATTCTACCCCTACCAGAAAGGTCAAATACTTATCGACGATATTCCACTGGAAGAATACGACCTTGATTATCTTAGATCCCAAATGGGATTGGTGCTACAAGATGTTTTCATTTTTTCTGGTGAACTTAAGAAGAACATCACATTGTACAATGAGAAAATTGGCGATGAAAAAGTTATAGAAGCAGCTAAAAGTGTTTATGCCCATACCTTCATTGAAAAACTGGAAAATGGATACTCCACAATCCTCGGAGAAAGGGGTGCCTCCCTCTCCGTCGGTGAAAGGCAACTCCTCTCCTTCGCAAGGGCACTGGCCTTTAACCCTAAGATTCTCGTGCTTGATGAAGCAACCGCAAATGTAGATTCATACACTGAAAAATTGATTCAGCAGGCGATCAAAAAAGTCTTAAAGGGCCGAACTTCCATTGTAATTGCCCATAGATTATCAACCATAAGGGATGCTGACAAAATTATTGTAATTTACGATGGAAGAATTGTAGAAGAAGGTAATCATGAATCGCTAATAGAGAAAAGAGGGATGTATTACCACCTATATATGCTTCAGTTTGCCAGAACTTCAAACTCGTAA
- a CDS encoding cysteine desulfurase yields MMPCFDVQSVRKDFPILQRKLRGKPLVYLDNAATSQRPVQVIKALEEFYTLHNANIHRAIHTLSREATELYEEAHEKVRRFINARFFEEIIFTRNTTEAINLVAYSLSFKLKPGDEIVTTVMEHHSNMVPWQMLRDHFGIKLKFARLNGKGYLDLDHLNSLITDRTKLVAVTHVSNVLGIVNPIEEIVKMAHSKGALCLVDGAQSVPHLPIDVQKLDMDFLAFSSHKMLGPTGIGVLYAKKEILEKMEPFLRGGDMISTVTIERPDWNKLPWRFEAGTSNFADGYAFGVAIDYLERVGMDCIFEHEKEIAKHTLNRLINEVEGIKILGPVEDRIGVISFYFEDIPPDLVGLALDEEGVAIRTGCHCAQPLHEHFGISGTARASFYLYNTFEEADYFVDTLKAIVKRYRNL; encoded by the coding sequence ATGATGCCATGTTTTGATGTTCAAAGTGTCCGCAAAGATTTTCCAATATTGCAAAGGAAATTGAGGGGCAAGCCCCTCGTATATTTAGATAACGCTGCTACCTCCCAGAGACCGGTTCAGGTCATTAAAGCACTGGAGGAATTTTATACACTGCACAATGCTAATATTCACCGTGCCATTCATACATTGTCGAGGGAAGCCACGGAGCTTTACGAAGAAGCCCACGAGAAGGTGAGAAGATTTATAAATGCGAGATTTTTTGAAGAGATTATTTTCACCAGGAATACTACTGAGGCAATAAATCTTGTGGCATATTCGCTCTCTTTTAAATTGAAGCCAGGAGATGAGATAGTTACAACGGTGATGGAACACCATTCCAACATGGTGCCGTGGCAAATGTTAAGAGACCATTTTGGAATTAAATTAAAGTTTGCGAGGCTTAATGGAAAGGGATATCTCGATTTAGACCATCTAAATTCACTTATAACAGACAGGACAAAACTGGTGGCGGTGACCCATGTTTCAAACGTGTTAGGAATCGTCAATCCTATTGAAGAGATAGTTAAAATGGCCCATTCAAAAGGTGCGTTGTGCCTTGTGGACGGTGCACAGAGCGTACCACACCTTCCCATTGACGTTCAAAAACTGGATATGGATTTTCTTGCCTTCTCTTCTCACAAAATGCTGGGTCCGACTGGTATTGGGGTTCTTTATGCCAAAAAAGAGATTCTCGAAAAGATGGAGCCTTTCCTCCGAGGTGGTGATATGATCTCTACGGTAACTATTGAAAGGCCTGACTGGAATAAATTGCCCTGGAGATTTGAAGCTGGTACGTCCAATTTCGCGGATGGTTATGCCTTTGGTGTTGCAATTGATTACCTTGAGAGGGTTGGAATGGATTGCATATTTGAACACGAAAAGGAAATTGCGAAACATACTTTAAACAGGCTTATTAATGAGGTAGAAGGAATTAAAATCCTTGGTCCTGTGGAAGATCGTATAGGTGTTATATCCTTTTATTTTGAAGATATTCCACCGGATTTGGTTGGATTGGCCCTTGATGAAGAGGGTGTAGCGATTAGAACGGGTTGCCATTGCGCTCAACCTCTGCACGAACATTTTGGAATCTCAGGTACTGCACGGGCGAGCTTTTATCTATATAATACCTTTGAAGAGGCAGATTATTTCGTAGATACTTTGAAAGCCATTGTCAAGAGGTATAGGAATCTTTAA
- a CDS encoding flavin reductase, which translates to MSEIAIYFSGTGHNEKIAYEIASLKGIEIAKIEDSLKRNFFRDSFYALTKKNVPFKLSTELSTEHDEIYLLTPVWAGHLPAPVVSFLRKYSENLKNKIITLISVSGFGEKNAKIVDQIYKITGNKPENFLFLKDSELELGEYKKKLEAFLQKKGALNMNPFALTKLSYGLYIVATKEGEKINGQIANTVFQVTAEPIKVAVALNKLNLTHEMVSRTGKFSVSVLTQEAPFTFIGKFGFKTGRDVNKFESVNYRISDNGLPIVLDYTCAYIECKVVNSFDAGTHTIFLGEVIDADILSENPPMTYDYYHKEVKGKTPKTASTYIKEEKKE; encoded by the coding sequence ATGAGCGAAATAGCGATTTACTTTTCGGGCACAGGCCATAATGAAAAGATAGCCTACGAGATCGCAAGTTTAAAAGGCATTGAGATTGCAAAGATCGAGGATAGTTTAAAGAGGAACTTTTTTAGAGACTCCTTTTATGCTCTGACAAAGAAAAATGTTCCATTCAAATTATCTACAGAGCTAAGTACTGAACACGATGAAATTTATTTATTAACGCCCGTTTGGGCTGGTCATCTTCCCGCTCCCGTGGTGAGTTTCCTCAGGAAATACTCTGAAAATTTAAAAAACAAAATAATCACTCTAATTTCGGTATCAGGGTTTGGAGAAAAGAACGCAAAGATAGTTGACCAGATTTACAAAATAACTGGCAATAAGCCAGAAAATTTCCTCTTTTTAAAGGATTCAGAACTGGAGTTAGGTGAATATAAGAAAAAACTTGAAGCCTTTTTGCAAAAAAAAGGAGCATTAAATATGAACCCTTTTGCACTTACAAAATTAAGTTACGGCCTCTACATTGTAGCAACAAAAGAGGGTGAAAAAATAAATGGGCAAATAGCCAACACAGTCTTTCAAGTCACTGCAGAACCGATTAAAGTTGCAGTTGCCCTTAATAAACTAAATTTAACCCATGAAATGGTTTCAAGGACCGGCAAATTTTCCGTTTCGGTGCTAACACAGGAAGCCCCCTTTACCTTCATCGGAAAGTTCGGCTTTAAAACAGGAAGAGATGTAAATAAGTTTGAAAGCGTAAATTATAGAATTTCTGACAACGGCTTACCAATAGTTCTTGACTACACCTGTGCTTACATAGAATGTAAGGTAGTAAACAGCTTTGATGCCGGAACACACACTATCTTTCTTGGAGAAGTTATTGACGCCGACATATTATCAGAAAATCCACCGATGACCTACGATTATTATCATAAAGAAGTCAAGGGGAAAACCCCCAAAACGGCTTCAACCTACATAAAAGAGGAAAAGAAGGAGTAA
- the thiD gene encoding bifunctional hydroxymethylpyrimidine kinase/phosphomethylpyrimidine kinase, with protein MKPYKGIALTIAGSDSGGGAGIQADLKTFEAFDVYGMSVITALTAQNTYSVTGIYPVTPEFVKLQIETVFEDIVPGAVKTGMLFTKEIIEVVAKCMRKYNVEKLVVDPVMVAKSGAKLLRDDAIDALVKTLLPTAFLVTPNIPEAEIIAEMRISSEKDMIKAGEKILSKGPKWVLVKGGHLDSEEVIDILVGKEGHFKFKDEKIQTTSTHGTGCTLSSAIAALLSMNYSVQKAVCIAKRYIQQAIKNAPPIGHGHGPLRHKTEIEFESTCF; from the coding sequence ATGAAGCCATACAAGGGTATTGCTCTAACAATTGCAGGAAGCGACTCGGGAGGTGGAGCAGGTATCCAAGCAGATCTAAAGACCTTTGAAGCCTTTGACGTTTATGGGATGAGTGTAATAACCGCTCTAACGGCACAAAACACCTACTCCGTCACGGGAATTTATCCCGTTACCCCTGAGTTTGTAAAACTTCAGATAGAAACAGTTTTTGAAGACATAGTTCCCGGAGCGGTAAAAACTGGCATGTTGTTCACAAAAGAAATAATAGAAGTTGTTGCTAAATGTATGCGAAAATACAATGTGGAAAAATTAGTAGTAGACCCCGTTATGGTAGCGAAGAGTGGAGCAAAACTGCTAAGAGACGATGCAATCGATGCCCTTGTAAAGACCCTGTTACCTACTGCATTCCTTGTGACCCCTAATATTCCAGAAGCCGAAATAATAGCAGAAATGAGAATTTCTTCGGAAAAGGATATGATAAAAGCCGGCGAAAAAATTCTCTCAAAGGGGCCAAAATGGGTTTTAGTCAAAGGCGGACATTTAGACAGCGAAGAAGTAATTGATATCCTCGTTGGGAAAGAAGGCCATTTCAAATTTAAAGATGAAAAAATCCAAACCACTTCAACCCATGGAACGGGATGTACCCTTTCCTCAGCAATAGCTGCACTTTTATCTATGAATTACAGTGTTCAGAAGGCGGTATGCATAGCAAAGAGATACATTCAACAGGCTATCAAAAATGCTCCGCCCATCGGACACGGACATGGGCCTTTACGCCATAAAACTGAAATTGAATTTGAATCAACCTGTTTTTGA
- a CDS encoding N-glycosylase/DNA lyase: MNEIENLKKLYEKLKKQIEQRLQEFTAKKNDNEIEILKEFVFCTLTPQSKAKVCWQAVENLFNNKVYVNPTEENIKKFLKGVRFPNNKAEFVANNLRKIKEDHFDLKKFVNSSTPSQEKRMFLVKNFKGFGMKEASHFLRNTGHFDLAILDRHILRNLLELGVIEKVPESLSTKNYLAIEEKMKDFSNQIGIPFAHLDMLLWAKEAGEVFK, encoded by the coding sequence ATGAATGAAATAGAGAATCTTAAAAAGCTTTATGAGAAGCTTAAAAAACAGATAGAACAAAGACTGCAAGAGTTCACCGCTAAAAAAAACGATAACGAAATTGAGATTTTAAAAGAATTTGTGTTCTGCACTTTAACACCCCAATCAAAGGCAAAGGTCTGCTGGCAAGCAGTTGAAAATCTCTTTAATAACAAGGTCTATGTAAATCCAACGGAAGAAAACATAAAAAAATTCCTGAAGGGGGTCAGATTCCCTAATAACAAAGCAGAATTTGTCGCCAACAACCTCAGAAAAATAAAAGAGGACCATTTCGATCTCAAAAAATTTGTAAATTCCTCTACCCCTTCACAGGAAAAGAGAATGTTTCTCGTTAAAAACTTCAAAGGTTTTGGCATGAAGGAAGCAAGCCACTTCCTCCGGAATACGGGGCACTTCGACCTTGCTATCCTCGACAGGCATATCCTTCGTAACCTTCTTGAACTCGGGGTTATCGAAAAAGTTCCAGAAAGCTTAAGCACAAAAAACTATTTAGCGATAGAAGAGAAAATGAAGGATTTTTCAAATCAAATTGGCATTCCTTTCGCCCATTTAGACATGCTTCTATGGGCGAAGGAAGCCGGGGAGGTTTTTAAATGA
- a CDS encoding FprA family A-type flavoprotein: protein MAVKKIKEGLYLINTLHWERRLFDELIPLPDGTTYNAYLIIGEHKTALIDTSDTLKAEEFLRDLDTIGIKKIDYIVSNHAEQDHSGAIPSVLEKFKEAVVVTNEKCAELLKTHLQIPSQKFLVIKENDTIDLGGKTLKFIMTPWVHWPETQTTLLLEDKIAFTCDFFGSHLATTEFLNNGTPELYKAAKRYYAEIMAPFRNMIPKNIEKIEDFGPEMICPSHGPIHTNPRFIINAYKEWASSKVKNLVLLLYVSMHHSTERAVRFLEQKLIDEGVNVKVFGLPVADTGEIAMALLDAATLIIATPTVLASAHPLAIYYTYLANALRPKTKYLAIVNSYGWGGKTAEDLKNIFSNFKGEIIDVISFKGLPDEKAYESLQKLAKTVGEKHRAEGLI from the coding sequence ATGGCGGTAAAGAAAATAAAAGAAGGGCTTTATTTAATCAACACTCTACACTGGGAAAGGAGGCTCTTTGACGAATTAATACCATTACCCGATGGCACTACCTACAATGCATACCTGATAATCGGGGAGCATAAAACAGCCCTTATCGATACCTCTGATACCTTAAAGGCTGAAGAATTCCTAAGGGATTTGGACACAATCGGGATAAAGAAAATAGACTACATCGTATCGAACCATGCAGAGCAGGATCATTCGGGCGCAATCCCTTCAGTCCTCGAAAAGTTTAAGGAAGCCGTTGTGGTAACAAACGAAAAATGTGCCGAACTCCTTAAAACACACCTTCAAATACCATCCCAAAAGTTCTTAGTAATTAAAGAGAATGACACCATTGACCTCGGTGGAAAAACATTAAAATTTATTATGACTCCCTGGGTTCACTGGCCCGAGACTCAAACCACGCTGCTCCTCGAGGACAAAATAGCCTTTACCTGCGACTTCTTTGGCTCTCACCTTGCAACTACAGAATTCTTAAACAATGGTACTCCCGAACTCTACAAGGCTGCAAAACGATACTATGCCGAAATAATGGCGCCTTTTAGAAATATGATCCCAAAGAACATTGAGAAAATAGAGGACTTTGGACCAGAAATGATCTGTCCAAGCCACGGGCCGATCCACACTAACCCACGATTTATAATAAATGCATACAAAGAATGGGCTTCCAGCAAGGTGAAAAACCTGGTGCTACTCCTTTATGTTTCAATGCATCACAGCACAGAAAGGGCGGTAAGATTCTTGGAACAAAAACTCATTGATGAGGGTGTTAATGTAAAGGTCTTTGGCTTACCAGTGGCTGACACAGGCGAAATAGCTATGGCTCTATTAGACGCAGCTACTCTTATCATTGCAACTCCAACCGTTCTTGCGAGTGCCCACCCACTTGCAATTTATTACACCTATCTCGCCAATGCCCTTAGACCAAAAACTAAATATCTGGCTATTGTAAATTCCTATGGATGGGGTGGAAAAACCGCTGAAGACCTAAAAAATATTTTCTCCAACTTTAAAGGCGAAATTATTGATGTGATTTCTTTCAAAGGCTTACCCGATGAAAAAGCATACGAATCCCTCCAAAAACTGGCAAAAACCGTAGGTGAAAAGCACAGGGCTGAAGGGCTAATATAG
- a CDS encoding NAD(P)-dependent oxidoreductase → MIVGVTGASGFIGQNLVPELIKNGHRIRILVRSKNQKILWPEVEAYYGDFSNPSSLVDFVKDLEAVVHCAGVIKALRKEDFITGNYNATKNLVDAINIAKPNNFKRFIFLSSQSAQGPSKELMPRKVEQTPEPVSWYGKSKLMAENYIINSLQYPYTILRLSTVYGPHDRETLRFFQYVKWGVFPMPNGEKYLSIIYVKDVVKLILMLLEKEDVGINRIYFVANPEYTTLSSIIENIKSLSGKRRVLKIPISEWIFRPALKLSETIAKITKSPTIANSDKANELAEKYWIGDPTPLYEETGFKPNYSIIEGLYETLMWYKENRWL, encoded by the coding sequence ATGATAGTAGGCGTTACTGGTGCTTCTGGTTTCATAGGTCAAAACTTAGTCCCTGAACTAATAAAAAACGGACACAGAATTAGAATATTGGTACGTTCCAAAAATCAAAAGATCCTTTGGCCTGAGGTTGAAGCCTATTACGGCGACTTTTCTAACCCATCTTCTCTTGTTGACTTTGTAAAAGACCTTGAGGCCGTAGTTCATTGTGCAGGTGTAATAAAGGCACTGAGGAAAGAGGATTTTATAACGGGAAATTACAATGCAACAAAAAATCTCGTTGACGCTATAAATATTGCTAAACCTAACAATTTTAAACGTTTCATATTCCTCTCGAGCCAGAGTGCCCAGGGTCCATCAAAAGAGCTAATGCCAAGAAAAGTGGAGCAAACCCCCGAACCCGTAAGCTGGTACGGAAAATCAAAGCTAATGGCAGAGAACTATATAATAAACTCCCTTCAATATCCCTACACAATCCTGAGACTCTCCACGGTTTACGGCCCCCACGATAGAGAAACTTTGCGATTTTTCCAATACGTAAAGTGGGGAGTTTTCCCCATGCCAAACGGGGAAAAATATCTCAGCATTATTTACGTAAAAGACGTTGTAAAGCTTATACTCATGCTATTAGAAAAAGAAGACGTCGGAATAAATCGGATATATTTCGTGGCGAATCCTGAATACACTACCCTATCTTCGATAATCGAAAACATCAAATCTCTATCTGGGAAAAGGAGAGTTTTGAAAATCCCCATATCTGAATGGATTTTTAGACCCGCGTTAAAATTAAGCGAAACTATTGCCAAAATTACAAAATCTCCAACCATCGCAAACAGCGACAAGGCCAATGAGCTCGCTGAGAAATACTGGATCGGAGATCCCACACCCCTTTACGAAGAAACAGGGTTTAAGCCGAACTACTCCATCATAGAAGGACTTTACGAAACCTTAATGTGGTATAAGGAAAATCGCTGGCTTTAA
- the purM gene encoding phosphoribosylformylglycinamidine cyclo-ligase, with product MLYRDSGVDIDKGDSLVDFLKKIIKLKPENIGPFAAIVDLKVLKEYSEPVLVASTDGIGTKIDLALQWGKLEGLGYDLFAMCANDIGVYGAKPLFFLDYYATGHLDLEVSKSVLRSLVEACESFNCPLVGGETAELPGLLEKGKFDIAGFIVGVQEKSKLPNPSKVKPGDLLLGLPSTGVHSNGYSLVRAIIEKCGLQADYKLGDGTLREILLKPTRIYVGLAEEVFREFDIKGAAHITGGGIPGNLSRVIPKDCDAVIDKSSWEVPEIFKFLQEKGEVPDGEMWRVFNMGIGFIFIVSKDELKDLAQFLQNRGESYYIIGEIAEGSGKVVLK from the coding sequence GTGCTTTATAGGGATTCAGGGGTAGATATCGATAAGGGCGACAGCCTGGTAGATTTTTTGAAAAAGATTATTAAACTGAAACCGGAAAATATAGGGCCCTTTGCGGCGATCGTAGACCTTAAAGTGCTAAAAGAGTATAGTGAGCCTGTGTTGGTGGCATCTACCGACGGAATCGGAACAAAGATCGATCTTGCACTTCAGTGGGGAAAACTGGAGGGACTCGGATACGACCTTTTTGCTATGTGTGCCAATGATATAGGGGTTTATGGCGCAAAACCTCTCTTTTTCCTCGATTATTATGCTACAGGGCATTTAGATTTAGAGGTTTCCAAATCGGTCCTTCGCTCTTTAGTAGAGGCATGTGAAAGTTTCAATTGCCCTTTGGTCGGTGGAGAGACTGCAGAACTTCCAGGACTTTTAGAAAAAGGAAAGTTTGATATTGCTGGATTCATTGTGGGCGTTCAAGAAAAATCTAAACTTCCTAATCCTTCCAAGGTAAAGCCAGGTGACCTTTTGCTTGGTCTTCCTTCTACAGGGGTTCATAGCAACGGTTACTCCTTAGTGAGGGCTATCATAGAAAAATGTGGCCTTCAGGCTGATTACAAACTGGGTGACGGGACTTTACGAGAGATACTGCTTAAACCTACAAGAATTTATGTGGGCCTGGCAGAGGAGGTTTTTAGAGAATTTGATATAAAAGGGGCTGCCCATATTACCGGTGGTGGAATCCCTGGTAATCTCTCAAGGGTTATACCAAAGGATTGCGATGCGGTCATAGATAAGAGCTCTTGGGAAGTTCCTGAGATCTTCAAATTTTTACAGGAGAAGGGTGAGGTTCCCGATGGGGAAATGTGGCGTGTTTTCAATATGGGAATAGGGTTTATTTTCATCGTCTCTAAGGACGAGCTAAAGGACCTTGCTCAGTTTTTGCAAAATAGAGGTGAAAGTTATTACATTATTGGTGAAATAGCGGAAGGGTCAGGTAAGGTGGTTCTGAAATAG
- a CDS encoding class I SAM-dependent methyltransferase, whose product MNDPFSLIAEYYDEVMEKVDYDEWARYIKTLFSIAPLKPIKRVLDLAFGTGNLSIKLGNQGYEVFGLDYSTGMVRVAKKKIVDKPFTMHMVIADFRKLPFRKNLFDAVISTFDSLNNILEPEELLETFREVREVLRKGGPFIFDLNTNWSFKTEWYNMTRVEETANTVSIWKSRYLNGIVYLYFTLFVRIDKGDTYKKIYTVFRERGYDPDEVKKYLKKAGFKKVYCYDHLTLSPGKAKSSRITYLAY is encoded by the coding sequence ATGAATGACCCATTCAGTCTGATTGCCGAATACTACGATGAGGTAATGGAAAAAGTAGATTACGACGAATGGGCACGATACATAAAGACCCTTTTCTCAATAGCGCCATTAAAGCCAATAAAGAGAGTTCTTGACCTTGCTTTCGGTACCGGTAATTTATCAATAAAACTGGGGAATCAAGGTTACGAAGTCTTCGGACTTGACTATTCAACAGGAATGGTAAGGGTTGCCAAGAAAAAGATCGTGGATAAACCTTTCACAATGCACATGGTAATAGCAGACTTCCGTAAACTCCCCTTCAGGAAAAACCTGTTTGACGCTGTAATTTCGACTTTCGACAGTCTAAACAACATACTGGAGCCCGAAGAACTTTTAGAAACCTTCAGGGAAGTAAGGGAAGTGTTGCGCAAGGGCGGCCCCTTCATTTTCGACCTCAACACCAATTGGTCCTTCAAGACAGAATGGTACAATATGACCAGGGTCGAAGAAACGGCCAATACCGTCTCTATCTGGAAATCCAGATATTTAAACGGAATCGTCTATCTCTACTTTACCCTTTTTGTGAGGATTGATAAAGGAGACACTTATAAGAAAATTTACACCGTTTTCCGGGAAAGAGGCTATGACCCGGACGAAGTTAAAAAATATCTTAAAAAGGCGGGGTTTAAAAAGGTTTATTGTTACGATCACTTAACTTTATCACCTGGTAAGGCAAAGAGCTCAAGAATTACTTACCTGGCTTACTAA
- a CDS encoding Fur family transcriptional regulator yields MKNEITEKAKNILKKHGIQPSVQRIKILEYLLINRTHPSADEIYRSLSAELPTLSKTTVYNTIETLVEKGIIKPLNIDSRELRVDAIIEPHAHFRCMECGKIYDVEIEMPDYINKKVGDGHLVKAQDLYLEGICNSCLKKSERK; encoded by the coding sequence ATGAAAAACGAAATTACAGAAAAGGCAAAAAATATTTTAAAGAAACACGGAATTCAGCCCTCTGTTCAAAGAATAAAAATTCTCGAATATCTGTTAATAAACAGAACCCACCCTTCCGCTGATGAAATTTACAGGAGTCTCAGCGCTGAACTCCCAACCCTTTCGAAGACTACTGTATACAACACCATCGAAACGCTTGTGGAAAAGGGGATAATAAAGCCTTTAAATATAGATTCAAGGGAACTTAGAGTGGACGCAATTATCGAACCTCACGCCCACTTCCGCTGCATGGAGTGCGGCAAAATCTACGACGTCGAAATAGAAATGCCTGATTATATCAACAAAAAGGTGGGAGATGGTCACCTTGTAAAGGCTCAAGATCTTTATCTCGAAGGCATCTGCAATAGCTGTTTAAAAAAGAGTGAGAGAAAATGA